The bacterium genome includes a region encoding these proteins:
- a CDS encoding PAS domain S-box protein, which produces MLDEKKTKAQLIAELGDLRSGLGDRGADSGLESLCDVIPQGVFRCDADGGISWANRSLARMLGRTDPGDLVGVKLRSLLAHPRRAKDLFERLGSGEGVGGYGTELKRTDGGTLRASLTLEPLSAAGDRTVFDGLVEDISGAEALERRVRQSAVLAALSRELFTMGSVQEVLDAAVERLAEIFPTYSSVNLVEDEGRCLVVRAHRVASAILRFGEKLAGRRFSNWKIPLDCESVIARTIRTGHPTVHGLGFEPDSPVNQTDIRTLVEALVEKKSPLRPFAAPIAEKFGNTSFLGIPFTDSAGRITGSITVMAPFDFSRDDFNLIKACSDIVGKAVEQQLLAAELRVSEERFRGVFENNVIGIYRTTPDGRVLMANPALVRMLGYDSFEELSRRDLEQGYQSGHSRADFKRVVEKGGEIRGLESVWKRLDGANLHVRENARAVRDEKGKTLYYEGTVEDVTERVEVEERLRESEQRYRFLVENTYDVFYRVNLEDESYAYLSPAMKSILGFTAEEFIEMAKTGEVAKRIHPDDLGWLLEDAAALRDNARGAREKPAIEYRLRHADGEYRWLSDSRTVVLDEAGKATAIVGVTRDITERKLAEERLRESEELYRTFTEEALVGVYIFEKGRFVFANHRMEEITGYPREELLAMDPMSIVLEEDRDGHLREREKARARGEEVPNTYRMHIRRSDGEVRVLELRAQRLPGFASHSSASLRFDDSGVASLGNCVDITEHVRAEEDRDKHLRELRALFEGVDVLLWSVVEGEDGELYYEQVNDAFAAVEGHTTEYYNGRPVSALHPPDECARIRNSFEWAKLGKVHTNEASFGEGAGRKSFEIRLIPLVDPDGWIRRFIGAGNDITERKRAEEALAASEELYRTYTEEALVGVYIFKDDRFVFVNPKLAEITGYSREELLKMNPWDVVPEEDQEFIRRLNEVRAKGEGVPSSYQMHILRKDGETRVVELRVRHLPSFGGGGGATTLGNCMDITESVRAEEALRESEKRYRFLVENTNDLFYRVNLEDESYAYLSPALVKILGYGVEQFVEMAKSGELAKRIHPDDTAVVVADAEALRDNARGAVENPVIEYRLRHADGEYRWLSDARTVVYDESGKKATAIVGVSRDITDRKLAEEALRESEERYRVLSEEAIVGVYIYRDANFLYVNNEMAEITGYTKKELLTLDTGELVHEEDRDLLARRDAARKSGSQVPSRYTMRIKRKDGETVVLLVGARPIPYGGRAAYLGNCFDITESVRASEALRESEERYRSLQDNIPVGVFRVTHDGRVISVNPAFVRMFGYSSPDEMFDVGVVDLYASPERRLELLDALTEKDVVADFEAEMLRRDGSTFWVQINVRAVRDADGEIVFHDGILVDQSERKAIHEHLRESEEQYRTTLDSMGDAIHVVDSKLRITLVNTKLTRWVEELGLDPVVTGKSFFGAFGFLPKSVRAEYKEVFSSGRTLLTEEKNVVGGREIITETRKIPIFKGDRVDRVVTVIRDITQEELTEVALRDSEERYRSLQENIPVGVFRTSPEGEVLSANPALYAMFGYASEDEMLSVNVGDFYTDPRQRREFVESLTTKGFVTDFCVQQRKKDDSTFWASLNATLVRDERGKDRHIDGILENVTERVLAQEALRESEEFSRALIERSPLGVSVRNRFGRLLSCNEAWRRIWAVTEEEIGRDFKRERTELKFDEEDEYLGEWLPEVRRVYEGSDYLHIPEVEIVPSRSGGARWVSQHFYPLRDEGDAVSRVVIITEDVTDRKKTEMALARSEETYKSFYETTLALAYSTELTDVIGVIALQATGLLGAQQCIFLLLDADRHVLTPIYSTRPDYRDIIMGFEVPLGVGLSGKVAESGVGRYLNAGEVDDVSVHVEGTDEGEDSSESLISVPMFDVGKVLGVITLGKFTGSFTDEDLAKLFVFARQAEIAVKRTKNIEELAASERTYHSLYETTLALADSTELLHVIEVIANKASIMLGSRKCIFFLVDSGRSVLRPIYSTRQDYQEIFRDFTIPLGEGLSGHVALSGVGMFANPGDPEKAISVHIPGTDATVDERESLISVPMFDDERVLGVITIGKFDAVFTEDDLTKLTVFARQAEIAVKRTRKSEDLVRSEETYRSLYETTLALADKTDPLKVIKVIADQASALARASDCTVYRLDDQRGVLLPIYCNDPTATEEIMDFDIPLGEGVSGRVAQTGERLCLNLGDSDDFSVHVPGTSDEVDLRESVLAVPMFDSGRVIGVISINKEDDVFTEEDVEKLSIFARQAEIAVLRAENLEALAESEDTYHRLYDTTLTLADETDLFKIISRICDQATRLLDSIYCTYFTFDASEGVLVPFYSNAPREREAILGFTVSMGVGLSGKVALERAGNYSNYTDTDRPVVHVEGTDGEVDSIESVISEPVMDSDTLLGVITIGAEGKLYDEGDLGKLSIFARLASIAIKRAENHQALERSEDTYRTLYETTMTLADETDLEKVLAKIADNARLLMNAHFCNILLFDPEEGVLAPIYTNAPTSRDELMAFRVPLGVGLGGKVAQLRRGAYSNFCDPDRPVVHIEGTDDSEEHRESVMGEPIMDGDTLLGVFLIHALDRVFTDDDLAKVRVFARLTSVALKRSQYLEALEESEEKYRSLVEQATDGVVIVQDFRFVFVNTAMLAMSGYDSGEMLGKDFSDFIVPADRSRLADLYERRMRGEDVPSVYEVTGIHSDGHTVPLELNVGLIQYSGAPADLIIVRDITERKQAEELLRESEERYRSIWSKSPVGICLSDRMGEVTMANPALLQMLGFAEEGLVGKRFYDLIVPEEPGEMGELLGETLDTQVYQDKLAIFSGKPTELTLFKMSGDQIPVEMNIDFISRDKSIQYMISLITDITERKKAEEALANYSADLEREVDAKTAELSAARRYLREVIDASPDLVTVADAEGRLEILNRAASLAMGYAEDEVRGKPIGIFYFDRDRDTVAEMTRRLDEGRPSTVRQVDLRTKDGSPITVELSVSPLVDEKGRFTGSVAVSRDIRELEDLRLALTRSEKLAATGKLAADIAHEVNNPLGIITNYLQIARGDLDPSGEPYKTLGVIEEEVQRIARIISGLLDFYRPESAYLEHTDVNQLVEDLLMLVGIQLEKLGIAVEKDLADDLPGVLVSPDQLRQVLLNLVTNAQDAMPSGGTLRVHTRLSDRRVVISFSDSGLGIPPENLPYIFDPFFTTKGKKGTGLGLSVSYGIVQSFDGMMEAQSAPGEGTTFTISLPAREG; this is translated from the coding sequence ATGCTAGACGAGAAGAAGACCAAGGCCCAACTCATCGCCGAGCTGGGAGATCTCCGGTCCGGGCTCGGTGACCGGGGGGCGGACTCGGGCCTCGAATCCCTCTGCGACGTCATCCCGCAGGGCGTCTTCCGCTGCGACGCGGACGGGGGGATTTCGTGGGCCAACCGGTCCCTGGCCCGGATGCTCGGCCGCACGGACCCCGGCGACCTCGTCGGGGTCAAGCTGCGGAGCCTCTTGGCCCATCCCCGGCGCGCGAAGGACCTCTTCGAGCGGCTCGGGTCCGGCGAGGGGGTCGGGGGGTACGGGACCGAGCTGAAGAGGACCGACGGCGGGACCCTTCGGGCGTCCCTCACCCTCGAGCCCCTGTCGGCCGCCGGGGATCGAACGGTTTTCGACGGGTTGGTGGAGGACATTTCGGGCGCCGAGGCCCTGGAGCGCCGGGTAAGGCAGAGCGCCGTCCTGGCCGCCCTCTCCCGGGAGCTCTTCACCATGGGGTCGGTGCAGGAGGTCCTGGACGCCGCCGTTGAGCGGCTCGCGGAGATATTCCCCACCTACTCGAGCGTGAACCTCGTCGAGGACGAGGGGCGATGCCTCGTCGTCCGGGCGCACCGGGTGGCGTCGGCCATCCTGCGCTTCGGTGAAAAGTTGGCCGGCCGGCGTTTCAGCAACTGGAAAATCCCCCTCGACTGCGAAAGCGTCATCGCCCGGACCATCCGCACCGGCCACCCCACGGTCCACGGCCTGGGCTTCGAGCCCGACTCGCCAGTCAACCAGACGGACATCCGTACCCTGGTCGAGGCGCTGGTCGAGAAAAAAAGCCCCCTGCGGCCCTTCGCAGCCCCGATAGCGGAGAAGTTCGGCAACACGTCCTTCCTGGGCATCCCCTTCACCGATTCGGCGGGGCGGATCACCGGCTCGATCACCGTCATGGCCCCCTTCGATTTCAGCCGGGACGACTTTAACCTGATCAAGGCCTGCTCCGACATCGTCGGGAAGGCCGTCGAACAGCAGCTCCTCGCCGCCGAGCTCCGGGTGTCCGAGGAGCGCTTCCGGGGCGTGTTCGAAAACAACGTCATCGGCATCTACCGCACCACCCCCGACGGGCGGGTGCTCATGGCCAACCCGGCCCTGGTGCGGATGCTGGGCTACGATTCCTTCGAGGAGCTGTCCCGGCGGGACCTGGAGCAGGGGTACCAGTCGGGCCACTCCCGGGCGGATTTCAAGCGGGTGGTGGAGAAGGGCGGGGAGATTCGCGGCCTGGAATCGGTCTGGAAGCGGCTCGACGGCGCGAACCTCCACGTGCGCGAGAACGCCAGGGCCGTGCGCGACGAGAAGGGGAAGACGCTCTACTACGAGGGCACCGTCGAGGACGTCACCGAGCGGGTCGAGGTCGAGGAGCGCCTGAGGGAATCGGAGCAGAGATACCGCTTCCTGGTGGAGAACACCTACGACGTCTTCTACCGGGTGAACCTGGAGGACGAGAGCTACGCGTACCTCTCCCCGGCGATGAAAAGCATCCTCGGCTTCACGGCCGAGGAATTCATCGAGATGGCGAAGACCGGCGAGGTGGCGAAGCGGATCCACCCCGACGACCTCGGATGGCTGTTGGAGGATGCGGCGGCGCTGCGGGACAACGCGCGGGGTGCGCGGGAAAAACCCGCCATCGAATACCGCCTGCGCCACGCGGACGGCGAGTACCGCTGGCTGTCGGATTCGCGGACGGTCGTCCTCGACGAGGCGGGGAAGGCCACCGCCATCGTCGGGGTGACCCGCGACATCACCGAGCGCAAGTTGGCCGAGGAGCGCCTGAGGGAGTCCGAGGAGCTCTACCGCACCTTCACCGAGGAGGCGCTCGTCGGTGTTTACATCTTCGAGAAGGGCCGTTTCGTCTTCGCCAACCACCGGATGGAGGAGATAACCGGCTACCCGCGGGAAGAGCTCCTGGCTATGGATCCCATGAGCATCGTGCTGGAGGAGGACCGCGACGGTCACCTGCGGGAGCGGGAGAAGGCCCGGGCCCGGGGCGAGGAGGTGCCCAACACATACCGGATGCACATCCGGCGCTCCGACGGCGAGGTGCGGGTGCTCGAGCTCCGGGCGCAGCGGCTCCCGGGTTTTGCTTCGCATTCCTCCGCTTCGCTCCGGTTCGACGACTCGGGCGTCGCCAGCCTGGGCAACTGCGTGGACATCACCGAACATGTGCGGGCCGAGGAGGATCGGGACAAGCACCTGCGTGAGCTCCGGGCGCTCTTCGAGGGGGTGGACGTCCTGTTGTGGTCGGTCGTGGAGGGGGAGGACGGGGAGCTCTACTACGAGCAGGTCAACGACGCCTTCGCCGCGGTGGAGGGGCACACCACCGAGTACTACAACGGGAGGCCCGTATCCGCCCTGCATCCGCCGGATGAATGCGCGAGAATCAGGAATTCCTTCGAGTGGGCCAAGCTGGGAAAGGTGCACACCAACGAGGCCAGCTTCGGCGAGGGGGCCGGCAGAAAATCCTTCGAAATCCGCCTCATCCCCCTGGTGGACCCGGACGGCTGGATTCGGCGTTTCATCGGAGCGGGCAACGACATCACCGAGCGCAAGCGGGCCGAGGAGGCCCTCGCGGCTTCCGAGGAGCTCTACCGCACCTACACCGAGGAAGCGCTCGTCGGCGTCTATATATTCAAGGACGACCGTTTCGTCTTCGTGAATCCCAAGTTAGCGGAGATAACCGGCTACAGCCGGGAAGAGCTCCTGAAGATGAATCCCTGGGACGTCGTCCCCGAGGAGGACCAGGAGTTCATCCGCCGGCTCAACGAGGTGCGGGCCAAAGGCGAGGGGGTGCCATCCAGCTATCAGATGCACATCCTGCGCAAAGACGGCGAGACCCGCGTGGTCGAGCTCCGGGTGCGGCATCTTCCGAGCTTCGGGGGGGGCGGCGGCGCGACCACCCTGGGCAACTGCATGGACATAACCGAGAGCGTGCGGGCCGAGGAGGCGCTCCGCGAATCCGAGAAGAGATACCGCTTCCTGGTGGAAAACACCAACGACCTCTTCTACCGGGTGAACCTGGAGGATGAGAGCTACGCGTACCTCTCCCCGGCGCTGGTGAAAATCCTCGGCTACGGGGTCGAGCAGTTCGTCGAGATGGCGAAGTCGGGCGAGCTGGCGAAGCGGATCCACCCCGACGACACGGCCGTGGTGGTGGCGGACGCGGAGGCGCTGCGGGACAACGCCCGCGGGGCGGTGGAGAATCCGGTCATCGAGTACCGCCTGCGCCACGCGGACGGCGAGTATCGCTGGCTGTCCGACGCCCGCACCGTGGTGTACGACGAGTCGGGGAAGAAGGCCACCGCCATCGTCGGCGTGTCCCGCGACATCACCGACCGCAAGCTGGCCGAGGAGGCGCTCCGCGAGTCCGAGGAACGCTACCGCGTTCTCTCCGAGGAGGCCATCGTCGGGGTTTACATCTACCGGGACGCCAACTTCCTCTACGTCAACAACGAGATGGCCGAAATCACCGGCTACACCAAAAAGGAACTGCTGACCCTGGACACCGGCGAGCTGGTCCACGAGGAGGACCGGGATCTCCTCGCCCGACGGGACGCGGCCCGCAAATCGGGCTCCCAAGTCCCCAGCCGGTACACGATGCGGATCAAGAGGAAGGACGGCGAAACGGTGGTCCTCCTGGTCGGTGCCCGGCCGATCCCCTACGGGGGCCGAGCCGCCTACCTGGGGAACTGCTTCGACATCACGGAGAGCGTCCGGGCGTCGGAGGCGCTCCGTGAGTCCGAGGAGCGCTACCGCTCCCTCCAGGACAACATCCCGGTGGGGGTGTTCCGGGTGACGCACGACGGCCGGGTCATCTCCGTCAACCCCGCCTTCGTGAGGATGTTCGGCTACTCCTCCCCCGACGAGATGTTCGACGTGGGGGTGGTAGACCTCTACGCCTCGCCGGAGCGGCGGCTCGAGCTCCTCGACGCTCTGACCGAAAAGGATGTGGTGGCCGATTTCGAGGCGGAGATGCTCCGCCGGGACGGCTCCACCTTCTGGGTGCAGATCAACGTGCGGGCGGTGCGGGACGCCGACGGGGAGATAGTCTTCCACGACGGCATCCTGGTGGACCAGAGCGAGCGCAAGGCTATCCACGAACACCTGCGGGAATCCGAGGAACAGTACCGCACGACCCTGGACTCCATGGGGGACGCCATCCACGTCGTGGACTCCAAGCTTCGCATCACTCTGGTCAACACGAAACTCACGCGCTGGGTGGAGGAGCTGGGCCTGGACCCGGTGGTGACGGGGAAGAGCTTCTTCGGGGCCTTCGGGTTCCTCCCGAAGAGCGTCAGGGCCGAGTACAAGGAGGTCTTCTCCAGCGGCCGAACGCTCCTGACCGAGGAGAAGAACGTCGTCGGCGGGCGGGAGATCATCACCGAGACCCGCAAGATACCGATTTTCAAGGGTGACCGAGTGGACCGGGTGGTGACCGTCATCCGGGACATCACCCAGGAGGAACTGACCGAGGTGGCCCTGCGCGACTCCGAGGAGCGCTACCGCTCCCTCCAGGAGAACATCCCCGTGGGCGTCTTCCGCACCAGCCCCGAGGGGGAGGTGCTGTCGGCCAACCCGGCCCTCTACGCCATGTTCGGCTACGCCTCCGAGGATGAGATGCTGTCGGTCAACGTGGGCGACTTCTACACCGACCCCCGGCAGCGCCGAGAGTTCGTGGAGTCGCTGACGACGAAGGGCTTCGTGACCGATTTCTGCGTCCAGCAGCGGAAAAAGGACGACTCCACCTTCTGGGCCTCGCTCAACGCCACCCTGGTCCGGGACGAGCGGGGGAAGGATCGGCACATAGACGGCATCCTGGAGAACGTGACCGAGCGCGTCCTGGCCCAGGAGGCGCTGCGCGAGTCGGAGGAGTTCAGCCGGGCGCTCATCGAGCGCTCGCCCCTGGGCGTGTCGGTGCGGAACCGTTTCGGCCGGCTGCTCTCCTGTAACGAGGCGTGGAGGCGCATCTGGGCCGTCACGGAGGAAGAGATCGGCCGCGATTTTAAAAGGGAGCGGACGGAGCTCAAGTTCGACGAGGAGGATGAGTACCTGGGCGAGTGGCTCCCCGAGGTCCGTCGCGTTTACGAGGGTAGCGACTACCTCCACATCCCCGAGGTCGAGATAGTCCCTTCGCGGTCCGGCGGTGCCCGGTGGGTTTCCCAGCACTTCTACCCCCTCCGGGACGAGGGGGACGCGGTGAGCCGGGTGGTCATCATCACCGAGGACGTCACCGACCGCAAGAAGACGGAGATGGCGCTGGCCCGCTCCGAGGAGACCTACAAGAGCTTCTACGAGACCACGCTGGCCCTGGCCTACTCCACCGAGCTCACCGACGTCATCGGCGTCATCGCCCTCCAGGCCACCGGTCTTCTCGGCGCCCAGCAGTGCATCTTCCTGCTCCTGGATGCCGACCGGCATGTGCTCACCCCCATCTACTCGACGCGGCCCGACTACCGCGACATCATCATGGGCTTCGAGGTGCCCCTGGGCGTGGGGCTCTCGGGCAAGGTGGCCGAGTCGGGCGTCGGCCGGTACCTGAACGCCGGTGAGGTGGACGACGTCTCGGTCCACGTCGAGGGCACCGACGAGGGGGAGGATTCGAGCGAATCGTTGATCTCGGTGCCCATGTTCGACGTCGGGAAGGTCCTGGGCGTGATAACCCTGGGCAAGTTCACCGGCTCCTTCACGGACGAAGACCTTGCGAAGTTATTCGTTTTTGCCCGTCAGGCGGAGATAGCCGTCAAGCGCACCAAGAACATCGAGGAGCTGGCCGCCAGTGAGCGCACGTACCACAGCCTCTACGAAACCACCCTGGCCCTGGCCGACTCCACCGAGCTCCTCCACGTGATCGAGGTCATCGCGAACAAGGCCTCGATCATGCTCGGGAGCCGCAAGTGCATTTTCTTCCTGGTGGACTCAGGCCGGTCGGTGCTCAGGCCCATCTACTCCACCCGCCAGGATTACCAGGAGATATTCAGGGACTTCACGATACCCCTCGGCGAGGGGCTCTCGGGACACGTGGCCCTCTCCGGCGTGGGCATGTTCGCCAACCCCGGCGACCCGGAGAAGGCCATCTCGGTCCACATCCCGGGCACCGACGCGACGGTTGACGAGCGGGAGTCGCTCATCTCCGTGCCCATGTTCGACGACGAGCGCGTGCTGGGCGTCATCACCATCGGCAAGTTCGACGCCGTATTCACCGAGGACGACCTGACGAAGCTGACCGTCTTCGCCCGCCAGGCGGAGATCGCGGTGAAGAGGACCCGGAAATCCGAGGACCTGGTCCGCTCCGAGGAGACGTACCGCAGTCTGTACGAGACCACCCTGGCCCTGGCCGACAAGACCGATCCCCTGAAGGTGATCAAGGTCATCGCCGACCAGGCGTCGGCGCTGGCCAGGGCGTCCGACTGCACCGTGTACCGCCTCGATGACCAGCGCGGTGTCCTCCTGCCCATCTACTGCAACGACCCCACGGCGACGGAGGAGATAATGGACTTCGATATCCCCCTGGGGGAGGGCGTCTCCGGTCGGGTGGCCCAGACCGGGGAGAGACTCTGCCTCAACCTGGGGGATTCCGACGACTTCTCCGTCCACGTGCCCGGCACCAGCGATGAGGTTGACCTGCGTGAATCGGTGCTCGCGGTGCCCATGTTCGACTCCGGGCGGGTCATCGGCGTCATCAGCATCAACAAGGAGGACGACGTCTTCACCGAGGAGGACGTCGAGAAGCTCTCCATCTTCGCCCGGCAGGCCGAGATAGCCGTCCTGCGCGCCGAGAACCTGGAGGCCCTGGCCGAGTCCGAGGATACCTACCACCGGCTCTACGACACCACACTCACCCTGGCCGACGAGACCGACCTTTTCAAAATCATCTCCCGGATCTGCGACCAGGCCACCCGGCTCCTGGACTCCATCTACTGCACATACTTCACCTTCGACGCGTCCGAAGGGGTGCTCGTGCCCTTCTACTCCAACGCGCCCCGGGAGCGGGAGGCCATCCTGGGCTTCACGGTCTCCATGGGGGTCGGCCTTTCCGGCAAGGTGGCCCTCGAGCGCGCCGGCAATTACTCCAACTACACCGACACCGACCGCCCCGTGGTGCACGTCGAGGGCACCGACGGGGAGGTGGACTCGATCGAGTCGGTCATCTCCGAGCCGGTGATGGACTCCGACACCCTTCTGGGCGTCATCACCATCGGCGCCGAGGGCAAGCTCTACGACGAGGGCGACCTGGGCAAGCTCTCCATCTTCGCCCGTCTGGCCTCCATCGCCATCAAGCGGGCGGAGAACCATCAGGCGCTCGAGCGCTCGGAGGACACGTACCGCACGCTCTACGAGACCACGATGACCCTGGCCGACGAGACCGACCTGGAGAAGGTGCTGGCCAAGATCGCCGACAACGCCCGGCTGTTGATGAACGCCCACTTCTGCAACATCCTGCTGTTCGATCCCGAGGAGGGCGTGCTCGCGCCCATCTATACGAACGCCCCCACCTCGCGGGACGAGTTGATGGCGTTCCGGGTCCCCCTGGGGGTGGGGCTGGGCGGGAAGGTGGCCCAGCTCCGGCGCGGCGCCTACTCCAACTTCTGCGACCCCGACCGCCCCGTGGTACACATCGAGGGGACCGACGACTCGGAGGAGCACCGCGAATCGGTCATGGGCGAGCCCATAATGGACGGCGATACCCTTTTGGGAGTGTTCCTCATCCACGCCCTGGACCGGGTCTTCACCGACGACGATCTGGCCAAGGTGCGGGTCTTCGCCCGACTGACCTCGGTGGCGCTCAAACGCTCCCAGTATCTGGAGGCCCTGGAGGAGTCCGAGGAGAAGTACCGCAGCCTGGTGGAGCAGGCCACCGACGGGGTCGTCATCGTCCAGGATTTCCGGTTCGTCTTCGTGAACACGGCCATGCTGGCCATGTCCGGGTACGATTCCGGGGAGATGCTGGGGAAGGACTTCTCCGACTTCATCGTGCCGGCGGACCGTTCCAGGCTCGCCGACCTCTACGAACGGCGCATGCGGGGCGAGGATGTGCCCTCCGTTTACGAGGTCACCGGGATACACTCCGACGGGCACACCGTCCCCCTGGAGCTGAACGTGGGGCTCATCCAGTACTCGGGGGCGCCGGCCGATCTGATCATCGTCCGCGACATCACGGAGCGCAAGCAGGCCGAGGAGCTGCTGCGCGAGTCGGAGGAGCGCTACCGCTCCATCTGGAGCAAATCCCCCGTCGGCATCTGCCTCTCCGACCGCATGGGCGAGGTGACCATGGCGAATCCGGCTCTCCTGCAGATGCTGGGCTTCGCGGAGGAGGGGCTCGTCGGGAAGAGGTTCTACGACCTCATCGTTCCCGAGGAGCCGGGGGAGATGGGCGAGCTTTTGGGGGAGACGCTCGACACGCAGGTGTACCAGGACAAGCTGGCCATCTTCTCGGGAAAGCCCACCGAGCTGACCCTGTTCAAGATGTCCGGGGATCAGATTCCCGTTGAGATGAACATAGACTTCATCAGCCGCGATAAGTCCATCCAGTACATGATTTCGCTCATCACGGACATCACGGAGCGCAAGAAGGCCGAGGAGGCGCTGGCGAACTACTCGGCCGACCTGGAGCGGGAGGTGGACGCCAAGACGGCGGAGCTGTCGGCGGCCCGGCGGTATCTGCGCGAGGTCATTGACGCCTCGCCGGACCTCGTGACCGTGGCGGACGCCGAGGGCCGGCTGGAGATCCTCAACCGCGCCGCCTCTCTGGCCATGGGCTACGCCGAGGACGAGGTCCGGGGGAAGCCCATCGGGATCTTCTACTTCGACCGCGACCGGGACACGGTGGCCGAGATGACCCGGCGCCTGGACGAGGGCCGCCCCTCCACCGTTCGCCAGGTGGACCTGCGCACGAAGGACGGTTCGCCCATCACGGTGGAGCTGTCGGTTTCCCCGCTGGTGGACGAAAAGGGCCGGTTCACCGGCAGCGTGGCCGTGAGCCGCGACATCCGCGAGCTCGAGGACCTGCGCCTCGCCCTCACGCGGTCGGAGAAGCTGGCCGCCACCGGCAAGCTCGCCGCCGACATCGCCCACGAGGTCAACAACCCCCTGGGGATAATCACGAACTACCTCCAGATAGCCAGGGGGGACCTCGATCCCTCCGGCGAACCCTACAAGACCCTCGGCGTCATCGAGGAGGAGGTTCAGCGCATCGCCCGCATCATCTCCGGTCTTTTGGACTTCTACCGGCCCGAGAGCGCCTACCTCGAGCATACCGACGTCAACCAGCTCGTGGAGGACCTGTTGATGCTGGTGGGCATCCAGCTCGAAAAGTTGGGCATCGCGGTGGAAAAAGACCTCGCCGACGACCTGCCCGGCGTTTTAGTGTCGCCGGACCAGTTGCGCCAGGTGCTGTTGAACCTGGTGACCAACGCCCAGGACGCCATGCCCTCCGGCGGCACCCTGCGTGTCCACACCCGTCTTTCGGACCGCCGGGTGGTCATCTCCTTCTCCGACTCAGGTCTGGGCATCCCCCCGGAGAACCTGCCCTACATCTTCGATCCCTTCTTCACCACCAAAGGCAAGAAGGGCACCGGCCTGGGTCTCTCCGTCTCCTATGGCATCGTCCAGAGTTTCGATGGTATGATGGAGGCGCAAAGCGCCCCCGGCGAGGGGACCACGTTCACCATCAGCCTGCCGGCGCGGGAGGGATAG